One part of the Solirubrobacterales bacterium genome encodes these proteins:
- the dtd gene encoding D-aminoacyl-tRNA deacylase, translating into MRALVQRVSRAAVRVEGREVAAIGPGMLVLLGVGREDSREQAEKIATRLLRLRIFEDGEGRMNDPVGEREVLCVSQFTLYGDTRRGNRPGWGAAASSDQARPLYQLVCDRLGAARGVFGARMEVELVNDGPVTVSLET; encoded by the coding sequence GTGCGGGCGCTGGTTCAGCGGGTGTCCCGGGCGGCAGTCCGGGTGGAGGGACGCGAGGTGGCTGCGATCGGGCCGGGAATGCTGGTCCTGCTCGGGGTCGGCCGGGAGGACAGCCGCGAACAGGCCGAGAAGATCGCGACCCGTCTGCTCAGGCTCAGAATCTTCGAGGACGGAGAGGGGCGGATGAACGATCCGGTAGGTGAGCGTGAGGTGCTCTGCGTCAGTCAGTTCACCCTGTATGGCGACACCCGCCGCGGCAATCGCCCCGGTTGGGGGGCGGCCGCGAGCAGCGACCAGGCCCGGCCGCTCTACCAGTTGGTCTGTGACCGGCTTGGGGCGGCCCGGGGCGTGTTCGGTGCCCGGATGGAGGTTGAGTTGGTCAATGATGGTCCGGTAACGGTGTCCCTCGAGACCTGA
- the rpoZ gene encoding DNA-directed RNA polymerase subunit omega, producing the protein MIKPRVDQLLEHADTHYAAVVVAARRARQINSYYQSLQEGGYGEYPPPMVPVAPGQGPLTTALEEVASGKLKYEYRS; encoded by the coding sequence ATGATCAAGCCTCGAGTCGACCAACTGCTAGAGCATGCCGACACGCACTACGCGGCCGTGGTTGTGGCCGCCCGCCGTGCGCGTCAGATCAACAGCTACTACCAGAGCCTTCAGGAAGGTGGCTACGGCGAGTACCCGCCGCCGATGGTTCCGGTCGCTCCGGGCCAGGGCCCGCTGACCACCGCTCTGGAAGAGGTGGCCTCCGGCAAGCTGAAGTACGAGTACCGAAGCTAG
- a CDS encoding dihydroorotase translates to MNSEPAAEPPALPEPLVQRPGPAANLLIRGAELLDPAAGIEGRHDLRVRDGEIAEIGEPGSLETEGTEVIEADGLFLFPAFFDPHVHFRTPGQEWKEDLETGTRSAAAGGYAGVLAMANTAPPVSTAEQIEALRDRARHVASVPVGFMATVTRGMEGRELTDMAELREAGAVGFTDDGLPVASPMILRRALQYQAMCGGTIALHEEEPTLSGTGVMHEGTVSLELGLRGIPSISESVMISRDAEIAGYENGAIQIQHLSAAESVAAVRRAKDAGVRITCEVTPHHLVLTDEAVRSLDASRHKMNPPLRSESDREVLIEALTDGTIDCIATDHAPHAIHEKEVPYEAANMGVTGLETAFSSLYTHLVRSGLIPLSLLVEKLGSGGAAFGIEPFSLEPGSPANLCLVDPEAEWTVGADGYESRSTNSWCAGEKQSGRVVVTLAGGQVAFRLRSFSLGVAG, encoded by the coding sequence ATGAACAGCGAACCGGCTGCCGAACCGCCGGCTCTGCCCGAGCCTCTGGTGCAGCGACCCGGACCGGCAGCGAACCTGCTGATCCGGGGGGCGGAGCTGCTCGATCCGGCCGCCGGAATCGAGGGCCGACATGACCTGAGGGTTCGTGACGGGGAGATCGCCGAGATCGGCGAACCCGGGTCGCTCGAGACCGAAGGTACCGAAGTGATCGAGGCCGACGGGCTTTTCCTGTTTCCGGCCTTCTTCGATCCGCACGTTCATTTCCGTACACCGGGGCAGGAGTGGAAAGAGGATCTCGAAACCGGAACCCGTTCGGCCGCGGCGGGTGGCTACGCGGGGGTGCTGGCGATGGCCAACACGGCGCCCCCGGTCTCGACCGCCGAACAGATCGAAGCCCTGCGGGACCGGGCCCGACATGTGGCCTCGGTGCCGGTCGGTTTCATGGCCACCGTGACCCGTGGGATGGAGGGCCGCGAGCTGACCGACATGGCCGAGCTTCGCGAGGCGGGCGCCGTCGGCTTCACCGATGACGGACTTCCGGTTGCCAGCCCGATGATCCTCCGCCGAGCGCTTCAGTACCAGGCCATGTGTGGGGGGACGATCGCGCTTCACGAGGAGGAACCGACCCTCTCCGGGACCGGGGTCATGCACGAAGGGACCGTTTCGCTGGAGCTCGGTCTGCGCGGCATCCCGTCGATCTCGGAGTCGGTGATGATCAGCCGGGACGCCGAGATCGCCGGCTACGAGAACGGGGCGATCCAGATCCAGCACCTCTCGGCGGCCGAATCGGTGGCCGCGGTCCGACGGGCGAAGGATGCCGGGGTCAGGATCACCTGCGAGGTGACACCGCACCACCTGGTCCTGACCGACGAAGCGGTCCGGTCGCTGGATGCCTCGCGCCACAAGATGAATCCCCCGTTGCGTTCGGAGAGCGACCGTGAGGTCCTGATCGAGGCACTGACCGACGGCACGATCGACTGCATCGCCACCGATCACGCACCACATGCAATCCACGAGAAAGAGGTTCCTTATGAGGCTGCCAACATGGGCGTGACCGGTCTGGAGACCGCGTTCTCCTCGCTCTACACCCACCTCGTCCGGTCCGGCCTCATCCCGCTGTCACTGCTGGTCGAGAAACTCGGCTCGGGCGGGGCCGCATTCGGCATCGAGCCGTTCTCGCTGGAGCCGGGATCCCCGGCCAACCTCTGTCTGGTCGACCCGGAGGCGGAGTGGACCGTCGGGGCGGACGGCTACGAGTCCCGCTCGACCAACTCATGGTGCGCCGGTGAGAAACAGAGCGGACGGGTCGTGGTCACGCTGGCCGGCGGGCAGGTCGCCTTCCGGCTGCGCAGCTTCAGCCTCGGGGTGGCCGGTTGA
- the gmk gene encoding guanylate kinase, whose amino-acid sequence MNEVPSPGSDRPARVFVITGPSGVGKGSLIAGLRGRIPELELSTSATTRNPRPGEVDGGDYHFLKADEFERRVERGEFLEHAAYSGNRYGTLRSEVEQRLMAGHPVVLEIEVQGARQVRDTMPEAVQVFIAPPALETLRERLEGRGTDLPEAIASRLEVAAGELAARGEFHHQVVNDDLDRAIDELELIIRGKLSR is encoded by the coding sequence ATGAACGAGGTCCCGTCTCCCGGCTCCGATCGGCCGGCCCGGGTATTTGTGATCACCGGCCCGTCCGGGGTCGGCAAAGGCAGTCTGATCGCGGGCCTGAGGGGGCGGATTCCGGAACTGGAGCTATCGACTTCGGCCACCACCCGGAATCCGAGGCCGGGAGAGGTGGACGGCGGCGACTATCACTTCCTGAAAGCGGACGAGTTCGAACGACGGGTTGAGCGGGGGGAGTTCCTGGAGCATGCGGCCTATAGCGGCAACCGGTACGGAACCCTTCGCAGCGAAGTCGAGCAGAGACTGATGGCCGGACATCCGGTTGTCCTGGAGATCGAGGTTCAGGGAGCACGCCAGGTCCGTGACACGATGCCGGAGGCGGTCCAGGTGTTCATCGCACCACCGGCCCTGGAAACTCTGCGGGAGCGCCTCGAGGGCCGTGGCACCGACCTGCCCGAAGCGATTGCCTCACGGCTGGAGGTGGCGGCCGGCGAGCTGGCGGCCCGGGGCGAGTTCCATCACCAGGTCGTGAATGACGACCTGGATCGGGCAATCGACGAGCTGGAGCTCATCATCAGAGGCAAGCTGTCAAGATAG
- the carB gene encoding carbamoyl-phosphate synthase large subunit yields MPRRDDIKRILVIGSGPVVIGQAAEFDYSGVQACKVLLEEGYEVVLVNSNPATIMTDPEFATRTYVEPLLPGPVAAIIAREKPDALLPTLGGQTALNLAMDLSDDGTLERHGVELIGADRQAIVRGEDRDEFRKVMTEVGIRMPWSLPVESVEEALQALDSGDASLPAIIRPAFTLGGQGGGVAESRDDLVRVVEKGLDASPIGQVLVEESVLGWGEFEVEVMRDRKDNVVVICSIENLDPMGVHTGDSITVAPQQSLPDPVYQSLRDMSIQVIRAVGVETGGSNIQFAVNPDDGAIVVIEMNPRVSRSSALASKATGFPIAKIAAKLAVGYTLEEIPNDITRVTPASFEPTIDYVVTKVPRFAFEKFPGADERLSTYMQSVGEVMSIGRTFRESMAKALAARELDTEPVIPEEDEELLEQIATPTPFRIDQVLAGLGRGIPVERIHDRTRIDPWFLRELERLAVTGDGSEGLERTYNAVDTCAAEFEARTPYFYSAFEQGGAPAEIETGERPAVIILGSGPNRIGQGIEFDYCCVHAAMTVRESGREAVMINCNPETVSTDYDTSDRLYFEPLTLEHVMAICEQEQPEGVIVMFGGQTPLKLAEGLKAAGIPLLGTPVEAIEEAEDRAKFGAMIEELGIKPPPYGTALSAGEAEQIAAGIGFPLLVRPSFVLGGRAMEICYSADDLKRYLELHVKASPEHPLLLDRFLENAIEVDVDALCDGERVYVAGIMQHVEEAGVHSGDSACVIPPMSIGPEMVAGIEAATSAIALKLGVIGLINIQFAIAQGELYVIEANPRASRTVPFVSKAIGVPLAKAATRIMLGEKLSDLDLPKERGNHVAVKEAVLPFSRFLGADSILGPEMKSTGEVIGIAPDFPAAFGKAQAAAGSPLPESGTVFISVTDGDKAAATQLAARFHDFGFRVVATGGTAQAISRMGIPVEPINKVSEGSPHVVDLIEGGNCDLVINTPTGSGARTDGYEIRSAAIRHRVPVMTTLTGASAACRAIAAVGGHPDQVLSLQELHGG; encoded by the coding sequence ATGCCGCGTCGTGACGACATCAAGCGGATCCTGGTGATCGGTTCCGGCCCGGTGGTGATCGGCCAGGCCGCCGAGTTTGACTACTCCGGGGTCCAGGCCTGCAAGGTGCTGCTGGAGGAGGGCTACGAGGTGGTTCTGGTCAACTCGAATCCGGCGACGATCATGACCGATCCCGAGTTCGCGACCCGAACCTACGTCGAACCACTGCTGCCCGGTCCGGTCGCGGCGATCATCGCGCGGGAGAAGCCGGATGCGCTTCTGCCCACGCTCGGTGGTCAGACCGCCCTGAACCTGGCGATGGATCTGTCCGACGACGGTACCCTGGAGCGGCACGGGGTTGAACTGATCGGGGCTGACCGTCAGGCGATCGTCCGTGGAGAAGACCGGGACGAGTTCCGCAAGGTGATGACCGAGGTCGGGATCAGGATGCCCTGGTCGCTCCCGGTTGAGTCGGTCGAGGAAGCCCTGCAGGCACTTGACTCCGGGGACGCTTCACTCCCGGCGATCATCCGGCCCGCCTTCACCCTGGGTGGCCAGGGCGGGGGAGTGGCCGAATCCCGGGACGATCTGGTCCGGGTGGTCGAGAAGGGCCTCGACGCAAGCCCGATCGGTCAGGTGCTGGTCGAGGAGTCGGTCCTGGGCTGGGGCGAGTTCGAGGTTGAGGTAATGCGGGACCGCAAGGACAACGTGGTGGTCATCTGTTCGATCGAAAACCTCGACCCGATGGGTGTGCACACCGGCGACTCGATCACCGTCGCGCCTCAGCAGTCGCTTCCCGATCCGGTCTACCAGTCGCTACGCGACATGTCGATCCAGGTGATCCGGGCGGTCGGGGTCGAAACCGGCGGCTCGAACATCCAGTTTGCGGTCAATCCCGACGACGGCGCGATCGTGGTGATCGAGATGAACCCGCGGGTCTCACGTTCCTCGGCCCTGGCTTCCAAAGCGACCGGCTTCCCGATCGCAAAGATCGCGGCCAAGCTGGCGGTCGGATACACCCTCGAGGAGATCCCCAACGACATCACCCGGGTTACGCCGGCCTCCTTCGAGCCCACCATCGACTACGTGGTCACCAAGGTTCCGCGCTTCGCGTTCGAGAAGTTCCCGGGTGCCGATGAGCGACTCTCCACCTACATGCAGAGCGTCGGCGAGGTGATGTCGATCGGCCGAACCTTCCGTGAGTCGATGGCCAAGGCCCTGGCCGCCCGGGAGCTCGACACCGAACCGGTCATTCCCGAGGAAGACGAGGAACTGCTCGAACAGATCGCGACCCCGACTCCGTTCAGGATCGATCAGGTGCTTGCCGGTCTCGGGCGGGGAATCCCGGTCGAGCGGATCCACGACCGGACCCGGATCGACCCGTGGTTTCTGCGTGAGCTGGAACGGCTCGCCGTGACCGGCGACGGCAGCGAGGGTCTCGAACGTACCTACAACGCGGTTGACACCTGCGCCGCCGAGTTCGAAGCCCGGACCCCCTACTTCTATTCGGCCTTTGAGCAAGGCGGGGCGCCGGCCGAGATCGAAACGGGGGAGAGGCCCGCGGTGATCATCCTCGGCTCGGGTCCCAACCGGATCGGGCAGGGAATCGAGTTCGATTACTGCTGCGTCCACGCCGCGATGACCGTTCGCGAGTCGGGGCGGGAAGCGGTGATGATCAACTGCAACCCGGAAACCGTCTCGACGGACTACGACACCTCGGACCGGCTCTACTTCGAGCCGCTCACACTCGAGCACGTGATGGCGATCTGTGAGCAGGAGCAGCCCGAGGGCGTGATCGTCATGTTCGGAGGCCAGACCCCGCTGAAGCTGGCCGAAGGCCTGAAGGCTGCCGGAATCCCGCTCCTCGGCACCCCCGTCGAGGCGATCGAGGAAGCGGAGGACCGGGCCAAGTTCGGGGCGATGATCGAGGAACTGGGAATCAAACCGCCCCCATACGGGACCGCCCTCTCGGCCGGGGAGGCGGAGCAGATCGCCGCCGGCATCGGCTTCCCGCTGCTGGTCCGACCTTCGTTCGTGCTTGGCGGACGGGCAATGGAGATCTGCTATTCGGCAGACGATCTGAAGCGCTACCTCGAGCTTCACGTCAAGGCCTCGCCCGAACACCCGTTGCTGCTTGACCGCTTCCTCGAGAACGCGATCGAGGTCGACGTCGATGCGCTCTGTGACGGGGAACGGGTCTACGTCGCCGGGATCATGCAGCACGTCGAGGAAGCCGGGGTGCATTCCGGGGACTCGGCCTGTGTGATCCCGCCGATGAGTATCGGCCCCGAGATGGTGGCCGGCATCGAGGCGGCCACCTCGGCCATTGCGCTCAAGCTCGGGGTGATCGGCCTGATCAACATTCAGTTCGCGATCGCCCAGGGCGAGCTGTACGTGATCGAGGCCAACCCCCGGGCTTCACGCACCGTGCCGTTCGTATCCAAGGCGATCGGGGTGCCGCTGGCCAAGGCGGCGACCCGGATCATGCTCGGCGAGAAGCTCTCCGACCTCGACCTGCCGAAGGAACGCGGAAATCACGTTGCGGTCAAGGAGGCCGTACTTCCGTTCTCCCGTTTCCTCGGGGCCGACTCGATTCTCGGACCGGAGATGAAATCGACCGGAGAGGTGATCGGGATCGCCCCCGACTTCCCCGCCGCTTTCGGCAAGGCACAGGCCGCGGCCGGCTCGCCGCTGCCGGAGTCGGGCACGGTGTTCATCTCGGTTACCGACGGCGACAAGGCCGCAGCGACCCAGCTGGCCGCGCGATTCCACGACTTCGGCTTCCGGGTCGTGGCAACCGGTGGCACCGCCCAGGCGATCTCGCGGATGGGTATCCCGGTGGAGCCGATCAACAAGGTCTCGGAGGGGTCACCGCACGTGGTTGACCTGATCGAGGGCGGGAACTGTGATCTGGTGATCAACACGCCGACCGGTTCCGGCGCCCGGACCGACGGCTACGAGATCCGGTCGGCCGCGATCCGGCATCGGGTTCCGGTGATGACGACCCTCACCGGGGCCTCGGCCGCCTGCCGGGCGATCGCTGCCGTCGGAGGGCACCCGGATCAGGTGCTCTCGCTTCAGGAGCTGCATGGGGGCTGA
- the pyrR gene encoding bifunctional pyr operon transcriptional regulator/uracil phosphoribosyltransferase PyrR yields the protein MNEKTVMDASDVERTLRRITHEILEKNPGGDTVAIVGIHTRGVTLANRLAALLNELTDSEVPLGEIDISFYRDDIGARGGEHQPVVHATRLDFALEGRTVVMVDDVLFTGRTVRAGIEALFDYGRPARIQLAVLCDRGHRELPIRPDYVGKNLPTSRGEKVAVRLSEDDGRDEVSILTPLEAVE from the coding sequence TTGAACGAGAAGACCGTGATGGACGCGAGTGACGTCGAGCGAACGCTCAGGCGAATCACTCACGAGATCCTCGAGAAGAACCCGGGTGGCGACACGGTCGCGATCGTCGGAATCCACACCCGCGGGGTGACTCTGGCCAACCGGCTCGCAGCGCTGCTGAACGAGCTGACCGACAGCGAGGTTCCGCTCGGTGAGATCGACATCTCTTTCTATCGGGATGACATCGGAGCCCGCGGCGGGGAACACCAGCCGGTGGTTCACGCGACCCGGCTTGATTTTGCACTCGAGGGCAGAACCGTCGTGATGGTTGACGACGTGCTCTTCACCGGCCGTACCGTGCGGGCCGGAATCGAGGCGCTCTTTGACTACGGCCGCCCGGCCCGGATCCAGCTTGCCGTACTCTGCGACCGGGGCCATCGGGAGTTGCCGATCCGACCGGACTACGTGGGCAAGAACCTGCCGACCTCGCGTGGCGAAAAGGTCGCCGTCAGGCTGAGCGAGGATGACGGGAGGGATGAAGTTTCGATCCTCACTCCGCTGGAGGCGGTCGAATGA
- a CDS encoding dihydroorotate dehydrogenase produces MADLSTTLCGIDLKGPVLNGSGTFDAIAARKVFGDEVVREFPFDCYVSKTITLHPRPGNPPHRLWETPSGMINSIGLPGPGLEGFLERDLDELARFGVPLVVSVMADSADGFAALLEGVVSRPEVAAVELNVSCPNVHSGLIVGEQPEETEKLMGRLRPLTDRPLIVKLTPNVAGPEAVARAAEAGGADAVSLINTIKAAAIDPDRNRTWLGAGTGGLSGPAVRPVALSQVRAVAAAVSVPVIGMGGITDGESALDFVLAGARVIAVGTENFRDPKAGIRVREGLDRALERRGFASLAEAQASTLS; encoded by the coding sequence GTGGCTGACCTGTCCACAACCCTCTGCGGCATCGACCTCAAGGGACCCGTACTCAACGGATCCGGGACTTTCGATGCGATCGCCGCCCGAAAGGTGTTCGGTGACGAGGTGGTCAGGGAGTTCCCGTTCGATTGCTACGTCTCGAAGACGATCACCCTGCACCCACGTCCCGGCAACCCGCCACACCGACTCTGGGAGACACCCTCGGGAATGATCAACTCGATCGGTCTCCCCGGCCCCGGGCTGGAGGGCTTCCTCGAGCGTGACCTCGATGAACTGGCCCGCTTCGGGGTTCCGCTTGTCGTCTCGGTGATGGCGGACTCGGCCGACGGGTTTGCCGCCCTGCTGGAAGGCGTGGTCTCCCGTCCGGAGGTGGCAGCGGTCGAGTTGAACGTCTCCTGTCCGAACGTCCACTCCGGGCTGATCGTCGGGGAGCAGCCGGAGGAGACCGAAAAATTGATGGGCCGCCTGCGGCCCCTGACCGATCGGCCCCTGATCGTGAAACTGACCCCGAACGTGGCCGGCCCGGAGGCTGTGGCCCGGGCGGCCGAGGCCGGCGGTGCCGACGCGGTCTCCCTGATCAACACGATCAAGGCGGCCGCGATCGACCCCGACCGGAACCGCACCTGGCTCGGGGCAGGAACGGGTGGTCTTTCCGGACCGGCGGTGCGGCCCGTGGCACTCTCCCAGGTGCGGGCGGTGGCGGCCGCCGTATCGGTTCCGGTGATCGGGATGGGTGGCATCACGGACGGGGAGTCGGCCCTGGATTTTGTCCTCGCCGGAGCCCGGGTCATCGCGGTCGGCACCGAGAACTTCCGTGATCCGAAGGCCGGCATCAGGGTCCGCGAGGGCCTCGATCGTGCCCTCGAGCGGCGCGGCTTCGCCTCTCTGGCCGAGGCTCAGGCATCAACCTTGAGTTGA
- the coaBC gene encoding bifunctional phosphopantothenoylcysteine decarboxylase/phosphopantothenate--cysteine ligase CoaBC, which produces MAETGGPRILLGVSGGIAAYKAVEFIRLGGAAGYRFRVLMTPAARSFIGPATFEGILGAPVLTSEFERDPMRGSFPGDPVPGHEPIGHLAVAEAADLFLVAPASANTLAKLATGQADSILTTAFLAFTGPRLVAPAMNERMYLADATVNNLETLRRRGVEVIEPGSGQLASKGEFGIGRLPEPTELLARVEAAMSHPERDLQGVRILVTAGGTREAIDPVRFIGNRSSGRMGFALAEASAARGADVTLIAANVNLETPAGVERIEVGSTAELDTACRERFPVNDVLLMAAAPADFTIAEPATEKLSRGQGTLELSLVGTEDILAGLAAARDHGQTVVGFAAQHGGDTVSAARDKLERKGVDMIVLNDVSDRRIGFDSDSNEVTLIEPDGETHLARAPKVRIANRILDRVSVLRGSD; this is translated from the coding sequence GTGGCTGAAACGGGCGGCCCCAGGATCCTGCTCGGGGTAAGCGGCGGAATCGCCGCTTACAAGGCGGTCGAGTTCATTCGTCTGGGCGGAGCTGCCGGGTACCGGTTCCGGGTGCTGATGACCCCGGCGGCCCGCAGTTTCATCGGACCGGCGACCTTCGAAGGGATCCTCGGTGCGCCGGTTCTCACATCCGAGTTCGAACGCGATCCGATGCGTGGCTCGTTCCCCGGGGATCCGGTTCCCGGCCACGAACCGATCGGACACCTGGCCGTGGCCGAAGCCGCGGACCTTTTTCTGGTCGCGCCGGCCAGCGCCAACACGCTCGCCAAACTCGCGACCGGTCAGGCCGACTCGATCCTGACCACGGCCTTCCTCGCCTTCACCGGCCCGCGGCTGGTCGCACCCGCGATGAACGAGCGGATGTATCTCGCAGACGCGACCGTGAACAACCTCGAGACCCTGCGACGGCGCGGGGTGGAGGTGATCGAGCCCGGTTCCGGGCAGCTCGCCTCGAAGGGGGAGTTCGGGATCGGCCGGTTGCCCGAACCGACCGAACTCCTGGCCCGGGTCGAGGCCGCGATGAGCCATCCGGAACGGGATCTCCAGGGAGTGCGGATCCTGGTCACCGCCGGAGGGACCCGGGAGGCAATCGATCCGGTCCGGTTCATTGGCAATCGCTCCTCCGGCCGGATGGGCTTCGCGCTGGCCGAAGCGTCCGCCGCCCGGGGGGCCGATGTCACCCTGATCGCGGCGAACGTCAACCTGGAAACCCCGGCCGGGGTGGAACGGATCGAGGTCGGCAGCACGGCCGAACTCGACACCGCCTGCCGGGAGCGGTTCCCGGTGAACGACGTTCTGCTGATGGCGGCGGCTCCCGCCGACTTCACGATCGCCGAGCCGGCGACGGAAAAGCTCTCGAGAGGTCAGGGGACGCTCGAACTTTCTCTGGTCGGTACCGAAGACATCCTGGCGGGACTGGCGGCTGCCAGGGACCACGGTCAGACCGTGGTCGGATTCGCCGCGCAGCACGGCGGAGACACGGTCTCGGCGGCCCGCGACAAGCTGGAGCGCAAGGGGGTTGACATGATCGTGCTCAACGATGTCTCCGACCGCAGGATCGGGTTTGACTCGGACTCGAACGAGGTGACCCTGATCGAACCCGACGGCGAAACCCACCTGGCCCGGGCCCCGAAGGTCCGGATCGCCAACCGGATCCTCGATCGCGTCTCGGTGCTGCGAGGCAGCGACTGA
- the carA gene encoding glutamine-hydrolyzing carbamoyl-phosphate synthase small subunit produces MSPATAGPKRQPGFVLLEDGTRFDGELIGSGSGVGEVVFNTAMSGYQEEVSDPSYAGQIIVFTYPEIGNYGVSSKAMESARAHARGVIMRDGVNYSDQATAEGGWLDWLEEAGVWAIDGIDTRGLVRHIRDRGAMRGGIFPADLTPDEARSAIEAEASMTGRDLTGEVTPERPVMIEGSGIHVVALDTGIKNSIIRRFRNRDCRITLLPCTTDAEGVLAHDPDLIFLANGPGDPAATTQVTETAVALLGRKPIAGICFGHQLLSRAIGLETFKLPFGHRGGNHPVKDLEGDLIEITSQNHGFSVVAPDGSRTVGSDRPLVWESEYGEAAITHVNLYDNTIEGLRLPEAKAISVQYHPEAGPGPRDSIHMFDRFLAMVEAG; encoded by the coding sequence TTGAGTCCGGCCACCGCGGGGCCGAAGAGACAGCCCGGTTTCGTCCTTCTGGAGGACGGCACCCGGTTCGACGGTGAACTGATCGGCTCCGGATCCGGGGTCGGTGAGGTGGTCTTCAACACGGCGATGTCCGGCTACCAGGAGGAGGTCTCGGATCCCTCCTACGCGGGCCAGATCATCGTCTTCACCTATCCGGAGATCGGGAACTACGGGGTTTCCTCCAAGGCGATGGAGTCTGCCCGGGCCCACGCTCGGGGGGTGATCATGCGTGACGGGGTGAACTACTCGGACCAGGCCACCGCCGAAGGTGGATGGCTGGACTGGCTCGAGGAGGCCGGAGTGTGGGCGATCGACGGGATCGACACCCGCGGACTGGTCCGTCACATCCGGGATCGGGGCGCGATGCGGGGCGGGATCTTTCCCGCCGACCTGACCCCGGATGAGGCGCGGAGCGCGATCGAGGCGGAGGCCTCGATGACCGGCCGGGACCTGACCGGCGAGGTCACCCCGGAACGGCCGGTGATGATCGAGGGCTCGGGAATTCACGTGGTCGCGCTGGACACCGGGATCAAGAACTCGATCATCCGCCGGTTCCGCAACCGGGACTGTCGGATCACCCTGCTCCCCTGCACCACGGACGCCGAGGGGGTGCTGGCCCACGATCCGGACCTGATCTTCCTGGCCAACGGACCCGGCGATCCTGCCGCGACCACGCAGGTGACCGAGACCGCGGTCGCGCTGCTCGGACGCAAGCCGATCGCCGGCATCTGTTTCGGTCACCAGCTACTCAGCCGGGCAATCGGTCTCGAGACCTTCAAGCTGCCGTTCGGCCACCGCGGCGGCAACCATCCGGTCAAGGATCTCGAAGGAGACCTGATCGAAATCACGTCCCAGAACCACGGCTTCTCGGTGGTCGCGCCTGACGGGTCCCGGACCGTGGGCAGCGATCGTCCGCTGGTCTGGGAGTCCGAATACGGCGAGGCGGCGATCACCCACGTGAACCTGTACGACAACACGATCGAGGGGCTGCGGCTCCCGGAGGCAAAGGCAATTTCCGTTCAGTACCACCCAGAGGCCGGCCCCGGGCCGCGTGACTCAATCCACATGTTCGACCGTTTCCTCGCCATGGTGGAGGCCGGCTGA
- a CDS encoding aspartate carbamoyltransferase catalytic subunit, which produces MKHLLGIDGLDRDWIEEVLDRADAFAEVTRRDIKKVPTLRGRTVLTLFYEASTRTSSSFELAAKRLSADVISIKATGSSVEKGESLKDTVETLSAYSPSAIVIRHPQAGAAELLSRWADASVINAGDGMHQHPTQSLLDLSVLRSRLGDLEGRRIWIVGDVLHSRVARSNIQAFRTMGAEVTVAAPPTLLPRGIESTGCEIRYSLDDLGEADVVYLLRMQRERMKENFVPSLREYARLFQVDSRRLGPRQLVMHPGPVNRGIEIGPELVDSSRSLITDQVAAGLAVRMAVLYQLLTRPGVPESVSSGPVPIGEPA; this is translated from the coding sequence ATGAAACATCTGCTCGGGATTGACGGTCTGGACCGTGACTGGATCGAGGAGGTGCTCGACCGGGCGGACGCCTTTGCCGAAGTGACCCGGCGCGACATCAAGAAGGTGCCCACCCTTCGGGGCCGGACCGTGCTCACCCTGTTCTACGAGGCGAGCACCCGGACGTCGTCTTCGTTCGAGCTCGCGGCAAAGCGGCTGTCTGCCGATGTGATCTCGATCAAGGCGACCGGGTCCTCGGTCGAGAAGGGTGAGTCGCTCAAGGACACCGTGGAGACCCTTTCCGCCTACTCTCCGAGCGCGATCGTGATCCGTCACCCGCAGGCCGGGGCGGCGGAGTTGCTGAGTCGCTGGGCCGACGCCTCGGTGATCAATGCCGGCGACGGGATGCACCAGCACCCGACCCAGTCGCTGCTCGACCTCTCGGTGCTTCGATCCCGGCTCGGAGATCTGGAAGGCCGGAGGATCTGGATCGTCGGCGACGTGCTGCACAGCCGGGTCGCCCGTTCGAACATTCAGGCCTTCCGGACCATGGGGGCCGAGGTGACCGTGGCCGCCCCTCCGACCCTGTTGCCGCGGGGAATCGAGTCAACCGGGTGCGAGATCCGCTACTCGCTGGATGATCTGGGCGAGGCCGACGTGGTCTATCTGCTGCGGATGCAGCGGGAACGGATGAAGGAGAACTTCGTTCCCTCCCTTCGCGAGTACGCCCGGTTGTTCCAGGTCGACTCCCGTCGGCTCGGTCCGCGCCAACTGGTGATGCACCCCGGCCCGGTGAACCGCGGGATCGAGATCGGTCCCGAGCTTGTGGATTCGTCCCGATCCTTGATCACCGATCAGGTGGCCGCCGGGCTGGCGGTGCGGATGGCCGTGCTCTACCAGCTACTGACCCGGCCCGGAGTGCCCGAATCGGTCTCCTCCGGACCGGTCCCGATAGGAGAACCCGCATGA